A region of uncultured Desulfobacter sp. DNA encodes the following proteins:
- a CDS encoding ATP-dependent 6-phosphofructokinase — MGKKIGVVTGGGDCPGLNAVIRAIVKAGDMQGFATIGIRGGFDGLLTPVQATPLTVRDMDGLLIRGGTILGTANSGRFSSKTGQGETRQIPEDLINQVRQNTEALGLNALVVIGGDGTLTTALQMYEAGVPVIGVPKTIDNDLDATQQTFGFDTAVACAVDALDRLHSTAQSHNRVMVLEVMGRYAGWIATYAGLAGGADVILIPEIKFNMISIEKKIRSREATGKLFTIVIVAEGAMLDDAMVVSENKEADREVRLGGIGYAIAEKIQQKTGKESRCVVLGHLQRGGQPTHWDRQLCTRFGVQAVQMATQKNFGKMVTLKPSGMMGSVHLQDAVNRIRSVDPGGELIMTARTLGICFGD; from the coding sequence ATGGGCAAAAAAATTGGTGTGGTAACAGGGGGAGGAGACTGCCCCGGCCTCAATGCTGTAATCCGGGCCATTGTAAAAGCCGGTGATATGCAAGGCTTTGCCACCATAGGTATTCGGGGCGGATTTGACGGGCTTTTAACACCGGTTCAGGCGACCCCCCTCACCGTTCGGGACATGGACGGGCTGCTTATTCGCGGCGGTACCATCCTTGGCACTGCAAATTCCGGCAGATTTTCATCGAAAACCGGACAGGGTGAAACGCGACAAATTCCAGAGGATCTTATAAACCAGGTACGGCAGAATACAGAAGCATTAGGACTGAACGCCCTTGTGGTCATCGGAGGAGACGGCACCCTGACCACAGCCTTGCAGATGTACGAAGCCGGAGTGCCTGTCATTGGCGTTCCCAAAACCATTGACAATGACCTGGATGCCACCCAGCAGACCTTTGGATTTGACACGGCCGTCGCCTGTGCAGTGGATGCCCTTGACCGATTGCATTCAACGGCCCAGAGCCATAACCGGGTCATGGTTCTTGAGGTCATGGGCCGCTATGCCGGTTGGATCGCCACCTATGCCGGACTTGCCGGGGGTGCTGATGTTATTTTGATTCCTGAAATCAAATTCAACATGATCTCCATTGAGAAAAAGATCAGGTCCAGGGAGGCCACTGGCAAGTTATTCACAATTGTCATTGTGGCGGAAGGGGCAATGCTTGACGACGCCATGGTGGTCTCAGAAAACAAGGAAGCAGACAGAGAAGTCCGTCTTGGCGGCATTGGATACGCCATTGCTGAAAAAATTCAGCAAAAGACCGGCAAGGAGAGTCGGTGCGTGGTGCTTGGCCATCTCCAGCGCGGGGGACAGCCAACCCACTGGGACAGACAGTTATGCACCCGTTTCGGGGTCCAGGCGGTGCAGATGGCAACACAGAAAAATTTTGGCAAAATGGTAACTCTCAAGCCCAGCGGGATGATGGGAAGTGTCCATTTGCAAGATGCCGTAAACAGAATACGCAGCGTTGATCCTGGCGGAGAGTTAATTATGACGGCCAGAACACTTGGCATCTGCTTTGGCGATTAA
- a CDS encoding L-threonylcarbamoyladenylate synthase, which yields MLYNVNPQTPQARIISMAVNTLRKGGIIAYPTDTFYGIGCDIMNKKAIEKIYQIKQRDKIKPFSFICPDLKDISQYAKVSNMAYRHMKRLLPGPYTFILPGSKMVPKIMLTKRKTAGIRVPANQIALSLALELGNPIISTSATDPDGKVFEDASLLHDYFDARLDMVLDGGPVPNTPSSVISLVEDEPEIIRHGAGEVEIFE from the coding sequence ATGTTATATAATGTTAATCCCCAGACGCCCCAGGCGAGAATAATATCCATGGCTGTCAACACTCTTAGGAAAGGCGGTATTATAGCCTATCCCACAGATACATTTTACGGCATTGGCTGCGATATCATGAATAAAAAGGCCATTGAAAAGATATACCAAATCAAACAGCGGGATAAAATCAAGCCCTTCAGTTTCATCTGTCCGGATCTGAAAGATATCTCCCAATATGCCAAGGTATCAAATATGGCCTACCGCCACATGAAACGCCTACTGCCGGGACCATATACCTTTATTCTGCCCGGCTCAAAAATGGTGCCCAAAATTATGCTGACCAAGAGGAAAACTGCAGGCATCAGGGTACCGGCCAACCAGATCGCCTTAAGCCTTGCCCTGGAACTGGGCAACCCCATTATTTCAACATCAGCCACAGACCCTGACGGAAAAGTGTTTGAAGATGCCTCCCTGCTCCATGATTATTTCGATGCACGACTGGATATGGTCCTGGATGGAGGACCTGTACCCAACACGCCCTCTTCGGTAATTTCCCTGGTTGAAGATGAACCCGAAATAATCAGGCATGGCGCAGGCGAGGTTGAAATTTTTGAATAA
- the sppA gene encoding signal peptide peptidase SppA yields the protein MFARRHPFLFFLCVICACFTLGLVAVSGIAALGIFAVNNELGGAISSSRGNIGVVEVTGPIMSSKEIIDDIKEFRDDDAIKAIVLRVDSPGGGIGPSQEIYRELMKTRAEKIVITSMGSVAASGGYYIACATQGIVANSGTITGSIGVIMEYANLEEIAKKIGISPVVIKSGEYKDMGSPMRELKDSEKQLFQDLVDELHTQFVSDAAVARNMEAKAMAKLADGRVYTGQSAMKLKLVDRIGNMDDAVQWAAEMAGIEGEVIPVYPKEDKMTLFKKLAETLFQDVNLSGKLSEQFRYVFN from the coding sequence ATGTTTGCAAGACGCCATCCTTTTTTATTTTTTCTTTGTGTTATCTGTGCCTGCTTTACCCTGGGCCTGGTTGCCGTGTCCGGTATTGCTGCCCTGGGGATTTTTGCCGTTAACAATGAACTCGGTGGTGCCATATCATCCTCCCGCGGCAACATCGGTGTGGTTGAAGTAACCGGTCCTATTATGTCTTCAAAGGAAATTATTGATGATATTAAGGAGTTCAGGGATGATGACGCCATTAAGGCCATTGTATTGAGGGTTGACAGTCCCGGTGGCGGAATCGGGCCTTCCCAGGAGATCTACCGGGAATTGATGAAGACTCGTGCTGAAAAAATCGTGATCACCTCCATGGGATCTGTTGCTGCCTCTGGCGGTTATTATATCGCATGTGCAACCCAGGGTATTGTTGCAAATTCAGGCACCATTACCGGATCCATCGGTGTCATCATGGAGTATGCCAACCTTGAGGAAATTGCCAAAAAGATCGGGATCTCTCCTGTGGTAATAAAAAGCGGTGAATATAAGGACATGGGGTCTCCCATGCGGGAGCTTAAGGACAGTGAAAAGCAGCTGTTCCAGGATCTTGTGGATGAGTTGCACACCCAGTTTGTATCCGATGCGGCTGTTGCCAGGAACATGGAAGCCAAAGCCATGGCCAAACTGGCTGACGGCAGGGTTTACACAGGGCAGTCGGCCATGAAACTTAAGCTTGTTGATCGTATCGGCAACATGGATGATGCTGTGCAGTGGGCAGCAGAGATGGCCGGTATTGAAGGGGAAGTGATTCCTGTTTATCCCAAAGAGGATAAAATGACATTGTTTAAAAAACTGGCTGAGACCCTGTTTCAGGATGTTAATTTGAGCGGTAAGCTATCTGAACAGTTCAGATATGTGTTTAATTAA
- a CDS encoding 30S ribosomal protein S1, producing the protein MNNIAEENENQNMNQELETQNVVKESEIELTGEETMEELLGIYESSLSKFEEGQVVTGTVISVGRETVLVDVGYKSEGQISIHEFIGEDGNVNVKIGDEFEVMIEVWDEEEETVLLSRDKAKKVKVWDAIKDIYDEDGTIQGVITSRVKGGFSVDIGLLAFLPGSQADLRPIRNMDEMVGQTYTFKILKYNKKRNNIVLSRRVLLENEREKMRSATLSAIENDKVMEGIVKNITEYGVFVDLGGVDGLLHITDISWGRVKHPSELFSVGDQIKVKILSFDFEKERVSLGMKQLTPDPWTTAADKYPINSKVKGRVVSLTDYGAFIELEEGVEGLIHVSEMSWTRKIRHPSQMVAVGEEVEAVVLDLKPENRRISLGIKQTVENPWEVISQKYPVGTIIEGKIKNITEFGLFIGIDDDIDGLVHISDISWTKRIKHPSEIYKKNDTIQAVVLDIDKANERFSLGIKQTQVDPWETVAERYDVGREISGVITNLTDFGVFVELEEGIEGLVHVSEISKENIKSPKEHYQIGETITAKVMNINSDERRIGLSIKRLEEDDDDDSRYLEEIAKNSKPAASAFGEMLRNNIQEKLEAKKKENE; encoded by the coding sequence ATGAACAACATTGCTGAAGAAAACGAAAACCAAAACATGAATCAAGAATTAGAGACCCAAAATGTGGTAAAAGAGTCCGAAATTGAACTCACCGGAGAAGAGACCATGGAAGAGCTGCTGGGCATTTACGAGTCCAGCCTCAGTAAATTTGAAGAGGGACAGGTTGTCACCGGAACCGTAATCTCCGTCGGCAGGGAGACAGTCCTTGTGGATGTGGGATACAAATCTGAAGGACAGATCTCAATTCATGAATTCATTGGTGAGGACGGCAATGTCAACGTCAAAATCGGCGACGAGTTTGAGGTCATGATTGAAGTATGGGATGAAGAGGAAGAGACTGTCCTTCTCTCCCGTGACAAAGCCAAAAAGGTTAAAGTGTGGGATGCCATCAAAGATATCTACGACGAAGACGGCACCATTCAGGGTGTTATCACCAGTCGGGTTAAAGGCGGTTTTTCCGTTGATATCGGACTTCTGGCCTTTTTACCGGGATCCCAGGCCGATCTTCGGCCCATCCGCAACATGGATGAAATGGTCGGTCAGACCTATACCTTTAAAATTCTTAAATACAACAAAAAAAGAAACAATATTGTCCTGTCACGCCGTGTGCTGCTTGAAAATGAAAGAGAAAAAATGCGCAGTGCCACCCTGTCCGCCATTGAAAATGATAAGGTCATGGAAGGTATTGTTAAGAATATTACCGAATACGGTGTGTTTGTCGATCTTGGCGGTGTTGACGGACTTCTGCATATTACCGATATTTCCTGGGGACGGGTTAAACATCCTTCGGAACTGTTCTCTGTTGGCGACCAGATCAAGGTGAAAATTCTCTCCTTTGATTTTGAGAAGGAACGGGTCTCCCTGGGCATGAAACAGCTCACCCCGGATCCCTGGACAACTGCAGCTGATAAATATCCCATTAATTCAAAGGTCAAAGGCCGGGTGGTCAGCCTTACAGATTACGGTGCATTCATTGAACTTGAAGAGGGTGTTGAAGGGCTTATCCATGTCTCTGAAATGTCCTGGACCCGGAAAATCCGTCATCCATCCCAGATGGTTGCCGTGGGTGAAGAGGTTGAGGCTGTTGTTCTGGACCTTAAACCTGAGAACCGCAGAATTTCTCTGGGTATTAAACAGACCGTTGAAAATCCCTGGGAAGTCATTTCCCAGAAATATCCTGTGGGTACTATCATTGAAGGAAAAATCAAGAACATCACAGAGTTTGGTCTCTTTATCGGTATTGATGACGACATTGACGGCCTGGTTCATATCTCTGATATTTCCTGGACAAAAAGGATCAAACATCCTTCTGAAATTTACAAGAAAAATGATACCATTCAAGCTGTTGTTCTTGATATTGACAAGGCCAATGAAAGATTCTCCCTTGGTATCAAACAGACCCAGGTTGATCCCTGGGAAACCGTTGCCGAACGTTATGACGTGGGCAGGGAAATTTCAGGCGTCATCACCAACCTGACCGATTTCGGCGTATTTGTGGAGCTGGAGGAAGGCATTGAAGGGCTGGTTCATGTATCTGAAATCAGTAAAGAAAATATCAAGAGCCCCAAAGAGCACTACCAGATCGGCGAAACCATTACTGCCAAGGTCATGAATATCAACTCCGATGAAAGACGGATTGGTCTGTCCATCAAGCGTCTGGAAGAAGATGATGATGATGACAGCAGATATCTTGAAGAAATTGCAAAAAATTCCAAGCCCGCTGCCTCGGCATTTGGCGAGATGTTGAGAAACAATATCCAGGAAAAACTTGAAGCCAAGAAAAAAGAAAACGAATAA
- the cmk gene encoding (d)CMP kinase, producing the protein MNRRIITIDGPAGAGKTTVSKALAQALGCVYVDTGALYRAVAFEISRQQINWKDMNVLEGFLAGLELDYILDGQKSVMVSSGQDISAYIRTNEISMLASATSAVPQVRKSLLGIQQSIARARDAVFEGRDMGTAVFPDAPYKFFLTADVKVRARRRFEESDTPGISFEKMFQDMVQRDTNDTQRTVSPLKPAPDAILIDATELDVFQVVEKMKSYITIG; encoded by the coding sequence ATGAACAGACGTATCATTACCATTGACGGGCCGGCCGGTGCGGGTAAAACAACGGTTTCAAAAGCACTTGCCCAAGCGCTTGGCTGTGTTTATGTGGATACAGGCGCTTTATACCGCGCCGTTGCGTTTGAGATCAGCCGACAGCAGATCAACTGGAAGGATATGAATGTTCTTGAAGGCTTTCTCGCTGGCCTTGAACTTGATTATATTTTGGATGGTCAAAAGTCTGTGATGGTTTCATCGGGTCAGGATATCAGTGCATATATCCGCACCAACGAAATCAGTATGCTGGCCTCGGCCACATCGGCAGTGCCCCAGGTGCGAAAATCTTTGCTGGGTATTCAGCAATCCATTGCAAGGGCCCGGGATGCCGTGTTTGAAGGCCGGGATATGGGGACAGCTGTTTTTCCGGATGCACCATATAAGTTTTTTCTGACTGCAGATGTAAAAGTTCGGGCCAGAAGACGATTTGAAGAATCTGACACCCCCGGGATTTCATTTGAAAAAATGTTTCAGGATATGGTCCAGCGCGATACAAACGATACCCAGCGAACGGTCTCTCCTTTAAAACCAGCCCCGGATGCAATCCTGATCGATGCCACCGAATTAGATGTATTCCAGGTGGTGGAAAAAATGAAAAGCTATATCACAATCGGTTAA
- the hisC gene encoding histidinol-phosphate transaminase, whose protein sequence is MLFSVSESVKTIKPYEAGKPLSEVEREYGITNAVKLASNENPFGCSPKVGQAVLASLSGMNRYPEPVPFTLCQKLAEKYHVRMDNLVIGNGSDDIIALLAHGFLDPGQEAVMPLPSFLMYEISVKTAKGVPVMVPLKDFTTNLDGLVKAVTPKTKLVFVTNPFNPTGAAITRDEFLWFADQLPDNVLIVVDEAYIEFSRHDSVYQSLDEPLTDPRIVTLRTFSKAYGLAGFRIGYGVMDKSVAEILNRIRQPFNVNTLAQVAAQAALEDTDFLEKTIAGTHRGIDFLTLKLAEQGFEVLPTQANFLMVDVKTNSRDICEKLLRKGVVVRSLASYGYDNFLRINAGTDLENQKCMDALISVSGK, encoded by the coding sequence ATGTTATTTTCAGTCAGTGAGTCCGTCAAGACCATTAAACCCTATGAGGCAGGCAAACCGTTAAGTGAGGTGGAGCGCGAATATGGGATTACCAATGCGGTAAAACTTGCCTCCAATGAAAATCCTTTCGGGTGTTCACCCAAAGTGGGACAAGCTGTTTTGGCAAGCTTGTCCGGGATGAACCGGTATCCTGAACCGGTGCCTTTTACACTATGTCAAAAACTTGCTGAAAAATACCATGTTCGGATGGACAATCTGGTCATAGGAAATGGTTCCGATGATATCATTGCCCTGCTTGCCCATGGCTTTCTGGATCCCGGGCAGGAAGCGGTGATGCCTCTGCCGTCCTTTCTCATGTATGAAATCAGTGTGAAAACCGCAAAGGGTGTACCGGTTATGGTGCCTCTCAAGGATTTTACAACCAATCTTGACGGGCTTGTGAAGGCGGTTACTCCGAAAACAAAACTGGTGTTCGTGACCAATCCCTTCAACCCCACCGGGGCTGCAATCACCAGAGACGAATTTTTATGGTTTGCCGATCAATTGCCGGATAATGTACTGATTGTTGTGGATGAGGCGTATATTGAATTTTCACGCCATGACTCTGTTTACCAATCCCTGGACGAACCGTTGACTGATCCAAGGATAGTTACCCTGAGAACCTTTTCCAAAGCATATGGTCTTGCCGGTTTCCGAATTGGCTACGGGGTTATGGATAAATCGGTTGCAGAAATCCTAAACCGAATCCGCCAGCCTTTTAATGTAAACACTCTTGCCCAGGTTGCAGCTCAGGCCGCTCTTGAAGATACGGATTTTTTGGAAAAAACCATTGCCGGTACCCACCGGGGCATTGATTTTTTAACCCTCAAGCTTGCGGAACAGGGGTTTGAGGTGTTGCCCACCCAAGCCAATTTTCTCATGGTGGATGTGAAGACAAATTCCCGGGACATCTGTGAGAAACTGCTTCGAAAGGGTGTGGTGGTACGTTCCCTGGCATCCTATGGATATGATAATTTTCTTCGCATCAATGCCGGCACGGATCTGGAAAATCAAAAGTGTATGGATGCACTCATCAGCGTTTCAGGCAAATAA
- a CDS encoding DUF1343 domain-containing protein: MNKNAPRIKIGLETLPDNLPGCLKGRRIGLLANPASVTHKFEHAKEVISQLLPGQLCALFSPQHGFFAEKQDNMIESGHFRDPELNIPVFSLYSETRIPTADMFAPIDTLVVDIQDVGTRVYTFIYTISYCLETAAKLDKDVVILDRPNPVGGLQVEGNILEDEYSSFVGRYPIPMRHGMTVGEICSYINTTQKIGCDLTVIPMQGWTRDMYWQDTGLSWVPPSPNLPTPLSAMVYPGQVIFEGTNLSEGRGTTLPFEQFGAPYIDNYALKQHAQDRLNGVVLRPVCFQPTSGKWQNQICQGVHIHVTDRQKYKPYLHALILLQEIMKTHPDGFQFKAPPYEYEFERLPMDLILGSRKLRENLEEMNDPIELEKSWQIPLDQFKQESQAFYIYTA, translated from the coding sequence TTGAACAAAAATGCACCACGTATAAAGATCGGTTTGGAGACCCTACCTGACAATCTTCCTGGATGCTTAAAGGGCAGACGCATAGGACTTCTGGCAAATCCAGCCTCGGTTACACATAAATTTGAACATGCAAAAGAGGTTATATCACAACTGCTTCCAGGACAGCTATGTGCCCTATTCTCACCCCAGCACGGTTTTTTTGCGGAAAAACAGGATAACATGATTGAATCGGGGCATTTCAGAGACCCGGAGCTCAACATACCGGTGTTCAGCCTGTACAGTGAGACAAGAATCCCCACGGCCGACATGTTTGCCCCCATAGACACCCTTGTCGTTGACATCCAGGATGTCGGGACCCGTGTGTATACCTTTATATACACCATCTCGTACTGTCTTGAGACGGCAGCAAAGCTGGACAAGGACGTGGTCATCCTAGACCGCCCCAATCCTGTCGGCGGCCTTCAGGTTGAGGGCAATATCCTTGAAGATGAGTACTCTTCATTTGTCGGACGTTACCCCATACCCATGCGCCACGGCATGACCGTCGGTGAGATTTGTTCCTATATCAACACAACCCAAAAAATCGGATGTGATCTTACCGTCATTCCCATGCAGGGGTGGACCAGGGATATGTACTGGCAGGATACCGGACTATCCTGGGTTCCACCCTCCCCAAACCTGCCCACACCCCTTTCCGCCATGGTCTATCCCGGCCAGGTCATCTTTGAAGGGACAAATCTGTCGGAAGGACGAGGCACCACCCTGCCCTTTGAACAGTTCGGAGCGCCGTATATTGATAATTATGCTTTAAAGCAACACGCCCAAGACCGCCTTAACGGCGTTGTACTGCGCCCGGTCTGCTTCCAGCCCACATCCGGAAAATGGCAAAACCAGATATGTCAAGGCGTCCATATCCATGTAACAGACAGGCAAAAATACAAACCATATCTGCACGCCCTGATTTTGTTGCAGGAAATTATGAAGACACACCCTGACGGGTTTCAGTTCAAAGCGCCGCCCTATGAGTATGAATTTGAGCGCCTGCCCATGGATTTGATTTTAGGGAGCCGGAAGTTGCGGGAAAACCTTGAAGAGATGAATGACCCCATAGAACTGGAAAAGTCCTGGCAGATACCCTTGGATCAGTTTAAGCAGGAGTCACAGGCCTTCTACATATATACTGCATAG
- a CDS encoding 1-acyl-sn-glycerol-3-phosphate acyltransferase — MSMFAPINNLVLAIRKKIHILIEFLLNNSHDYYSSFYPGTQSFIVGKILNHLVKKINIDNNSIQRIKNTPPDSIVIFTCKNKHLFDFLYFHTLLKPMNCPYPELGFDLRFFFLLPIKQLGRIIISHLDYFFHHFQLKDIYSSGYARTMLLENRAGFITLIEEEEFYNRFIRSTPDPLFHLIELQKQTEKPVVIIPEDIIYITKPMHKNPSLGDIIFGTHEKPGRLKRIFTLLRQPDKIRVQVSLPVNLKAFLARPEIQRLDSEFQTHRLRSHLVDTLNRQRKSITGPVLKSRQEITEDILNRKSLREFLAAYADKTGTSSRKVNKKAASYIDEIAANYSLRTINFLNWILTAVFKNIFEGISVSQDEINMMRETYTKAPLILIPCHKSHLDYLLLPYVMFKNNMPCPHIAAGKNLSFWPLGPIFRGGGAFFLRRTFKGAELYTRIFAAYIEKLLYEGFNIKIYIEGGRSRTGKVLPPKTGGLSMIIRAFLSGACEDLYFVPAYVGYDRVLEEDAYLNEIEGGKKTPENLKGLLNTRKFLKRKYGKVYLKFDTPISMNTYMAEKGINLRKASDGEFNQFVTEFGYKLINAINDNTVATPHGLIASSILNCSENTFTKQQMFARVNTYMNHLTFHGAYLSDTLMMDQDNAFDSVIENFISRNFIELADEDEDDITDTTMLIVKHNKRPVLDYYKNSVICFFVPAAYTAAAIIEIDRFKFELQDLVSRYHFLQKLFTDEFSFDEEITAQQQISKALKGFINEGILVPDPQFADTFNLTSEGLRKLKWFAAFLIPFFESYLTCLIFLEKEKTDKYDVKERAKKLLSFGTKLYKRNQVVRKESLSLINYQNAVNYFARNDINGSSDQERIDQYKEIINLLSRRISS; from the coding sequence ATGAGCATGTTTGCACCTATAAATAACCTGGTCTTAGCCATACGAAAAAAAATACATATATTAATCGAGTTTTTACTTAACAATTCCCATGATTATTATTCAAGTTTTTATCCAGGAACCCAAAGCTTTATTGTCGGAAAAATACTGAACCATCTTGTTAAGAAAATCAACATAGATAACAACAGCATCCAAAGGATTAAAAACACGCCGCCGGACTCCATTGTTATTTTCACCTGCAAAAACAAACATCTTTTTGATTTTTTGTATTTTCACACCCTTTTAAAACCTATGAACTGTCCGTATCCTGAATTGGGTTTTGATTTACGTTTTTTCTTCTTGCTGCCCATAAAACAGCTTGGACGGATAATCATTTCTCATCTGGACTACTTTTTTCACCATTTCCAACTTAAAGATATCTATTCCAGCGGATATGCCCGGACAATGCTTTTGGAGAACCGGGCAGGATTCATCACTCTTATAGAAGAGGAGGAGTTTTACAACAGGTTTATCAGGTCAACACCGGACCCGTTGTTTCATCTGATTGAGTTGCAGAAACAGACTGAAAAACCGGTTGTCATCATACCTGAAGATATTATCTATATCACCAAACCCATGCACAAAAACCCCAGCCTTGGGGATATCATATTCGGAACCCATGAAAAACCCGGTCGTCTTAAAAGAATTTTTACCCTTTTACGCCAACCGGACAAAATCCGTGTGCAGGTATCCCTGCCCGTAAATCTGAAAGCGTTTCTGGCCCGGCCTGAAATCCAGCGTCTTGATTCTGAATTCCAGACCCATCGGCTCAGAAGCCACCTTGTGGATACCCTGAACCGCCAGCGCAAAAGCATCACCGGCCCTGTTCTTAAATCCCGGCAGGAGATCACCGAGGACATTCTCAACAGAAAATCCCTAAGAGAATTTCTGGCAGCCTATGCAGATAAAACCGGGACTTCTTCACGAAAGGTAAACAAAAAGGCCGCTTCTTATATTGATGAAATAGCGGCCAACTACAGTTTAAGGACAATAAATTTTTTAAACTGGATTTTGACGGCGGTGTTTAAAAACATATTCGAAGGAATTTCCGTGTCCCAGGACGAGATCAACATGATGCGGGAGACCTATACCAAGGCCCCGTTGATCCTGATCCCCTGTCATAAAAGCCACCTTGACTACCTGCTTTTACCCTATGTGATGTTCAAAAATAACATGCCCTGCCCCCATATTGCAGCGGGCAAAAATCTTTCCTTCTGGCCCCTTGGACCGATCTTCAGGGGCGGCGGGGCCTTTTTCCTGCGACGGACCTTCAAGGGTGCCGAGCTGTACACCCGTATTTTTGCAGCATATATCGAGAAACTTCTCTACGAAGGTTTCAACATCAAAATTTATATCGAAGGGGGCAGAAGCCGGACAGGCAAAGTACTGCCCCCCAAAACAGGCGGACTGTCCATGATTATCCGGGCATTTTTAAGCGGTGCCTGTGAAGACCTTTATTTTGTGCCCGCCTATGTGGGGTATGACAGGGTTCTGGAAGAAGACGCATATCTCAATGAAATTGAGGGTGGGAAAAAAACGCCTGAAAACCTCAAAGGCCTGCTGAACACGCGAAAATTCCTGAAACGCAAGTACGGTAAAGTATATCTTAAATTTGACACCCCGATTTCCATGAACACGTATATGGCCGAAAAAGGAATTAATCTCAGAAAGGCCAGTGACGGTGAATTCAATCAATTTGTCACGGAATTCGGATACAAACTGATAAACGCCATCAATGACAATACGGTTGCCACGCCCCATGGCCTCATAGCCTCCAGCATCCTTAACTGTTCAGAAAATACATTTACAAAACAGCAGATGTTTGCCCGGGTAAATACCTATATGAATCATCTGACCTTTCACGGGGCATATCTTTCCGACACATTGATGATGGACCAGGACAATGCCTTTGATTCGGTCATTGAAAATTTTATTTCCAGAAATTTCATTGAACTTGCCGATGAAGACGAGGATGACATCACAGACACCACCATGCTCATTGTCAAGCACAATAAAAGACCGGTTCTGGACTATTATAAAAACTCGGTGATCTGTTTCTTTGTGCCGGCTGCATATACAGCCGCAGCCATTATAGAGATTGACCGGTTCAAGTTTGAATTGCAGGATCTTGTATCCAGGTATCATTTTTTACAAAAACTGTTCACAGACGAATTTTCATTTGATGAAGAGATCACGGCACAGCAGCAGATCTCAAAGGCGCTAAAAGGTTTTATCAATGAGGGGATTCTTGTGCCCGACCCCCAATTTGCGGACACATTTAACCTGACATCGGAAGGGTTGAGAAAATTAAAATGGTTTGCGGCCTTTCTCATTCCTTTTTTCGAATCCTATTTGACCTGCCTGATCTTCCTGGAAAAAGAAAAGACAGATAAATATGATGTCAAAGAACGTGCAAAAAAGCTGCTGTCATTCGGCACCAAACTGTATAAACGCAACCAGGTGGTACGAAAGGAATCCTTGTCCCTGATCAACTACCAGAATGCCGTGAACTATTTTGCCCGGAACGATATTAACGGATCCAGTGACCAGGAGCGTATAGACCAGTACAAGGAGATCATTAATCTGCTTTCCAGACGAATCTCGAGTTGA